DNA sequence from the Pedobacter schmidteae genome:
TGCTCAGGCATCAAAAAAAACATCTTTTGGCCATGAAAAATATTTAACCATAACCCAATAAGCCTAGCCATAAGTTTTATAACGCAGGAGCCTGCGCCTCATTTTGGTGTGCAGCAAAAGTGCCGATATGGCTACAAAAATACAGACAGAATTAAAAAGCAATTGGGTATGCCAGCCTACCGACAACCAAAGGCCCTCGCACGCACATGGCATAGGCATGTGGGCATTTAATACCAGCGACAAGTAAAAGGTAAACAACACAAACCAGGTTAAGGAAGCATACAAGCCCGATAACCTGGTTTTGCGGAAGAGCAGCAACACGCCAATGCCAATTTCTACGCATGGAATAAGCCAGGCAAGCAACGCCGGAAAAGCCGATAAAATAGAAAAATCATTAAGTTTTGCCTCAAATTGATCCAAATAGGTAATTTTACTGGCCGCAGCCAGTACAAAAAGTGCAGCAATAGCATAACAAACAGTTTTACAAATGCTACAAGTGATTATTTTTTGGGAATAATTTTGTGGCAATACAACATAATTTTTTTGATGTTTGATCATCATAAATATGTTTTGAATAAATAATTTGTTAGTCAACAGCTCTTAAAGTTCCGCAGTTAAAATGAAATATGCTGAACTCAATTGACTATTTTTTACTGAACTCAATTTTGTTTGTGTTTTTTATAATCTTTTAGTTTACATTTGTTTAACTCACAATTTCATTCTTAATATGACGCTTTCGGCTATGAAGAATAACTACACAATCGATTGGAAAATACCTCATTTAGATAAAACAAAATGTGCCAGCCAGATTGAAGATTTTGTGATCAACGCCATCAAATCAAAAAACCTGCATGCCGGCAATACGGTTCCACCCTATCGCGAACTGGCCGCCATCAATAACGTAAGCGACAGCTCGGTTAGAAGAGCGTATACGAAACTTACTGATGGCAACTGGCTTAGCAGCACCCGGGGCTCGGGAACCTTTGTTTCGGTAAGTAATCCCACCGAAAGTATTACGCCAAAAAAATCAGGATTTACAGAGCATTTTCCGGCAGGACTGGCTTTTCTGAATAAGAGAGAAGAACAGCTGGCCAGTAAACATATCCGCCAGCCTTTTACCGGTGTGGGTACCGATTTCCCAAGTCCGGCCTCTTTTCCGGAGCAGAAATTTTCGGAATATTACAACCGCCATCGCGAAGCCAGTAGAAACCTGAGCCAGGCCGAACTGCTAAATGCATACGATGCAGATCACCTGAAAGATGCATTGATAGAACATTTGAACCGCAAACGTGATTTTGGCCTGAAGCACAATATGATTGATGTGATCAGGGGTAGAAAAAACTGCCTCGACAGGGTGTTTAAGGTACTCATTAGTCCGGGTGATGTGGTAATCAATACTTCGCCATATGATGTAAGGTTATCGGCCGCATTGGAAAAACGGGAAGCAAGGGTATACACAGTAAGCCGCAGCGAAGAGGATTTTATTGAACGGATAAAACAGGTATTGGCCTACACAAAGGTAAGAGCCATACATATCCGTCCGCAATGCAGTTTTCCGGAAGGCTTTGAGCTAAGTACCGAAAACTGCGAAACCCTGATAAAACTGGCCAGAAAACATAGGGTATGCATTATTGAAGAGGAAGATGAACATGAATTTTGGTATGGCAGCACACCCTACCGCCCCCTGGCCTGCTACGATCACGACGGCTATGTAATTTATATGGGTGCCCTGAGTAAAGCGACACCCGACACCATTGCGTTAAGGTTAATTATTGCCTCCAGTCAGTTTATCAACGAATTACATGCCCTCCCCAATCCATCCATCGAAAACAGGGATGTGATTAAGGAAAAAGCAATTGCCGATATGATCCTGAATGGTGATATGGCCGATTACGCCAGGCAAATCAGACTCAAATCTAAAGCTTATCGCGATGAGCTGGATATTGTACTCAATAATCATTTGGGTAGATATCTGAATTATGAAGTACCTGAAAATGGCCTTACTTTTTGGCTGAAATTTAAAGATAACATTGATTTAAATATACTACTGGGCAAACTGGAAGGTATGGGTATTCCTGTGCCTTATCATCCCAACAATCAGAAAACCTCCGAAAAAGTCAACTATATGATGCTGGGTTTTGGCGCCTTCGATATTAATGAAGCCGAAGGGGCAGCCAAAATGCTGAACATGATTATTGAGGATATGGATATCAGCGAACAGTAAACATTTCCTAAAACTTCGTCAACCTTAGAACGATAAGGAAATATTTTTTCTTACGACCTATTTTTATTTTTAAAAATTTAAACGACAAGTTAACGCTTGTCGTTTTTTTTATTGATTCCTGACTACAACAACTATCATAAGTAAAGTTAACATATACAATTGAGAAATATGTCGGCAATCATTTTTAAAAATTAGAGTAATCCTTTGGGGGATTTTAATTTATGAACAAAATGAACAAGCATCCTCTCTCCGCATTAATTGCCTGACAATTTACTAGTTAGACACTACATCAAAAACTAAAGTCTTTCGTCGGCCAACCATGATAAGAATCCATTTAATCAAACTGAACAATATGAACAAAAAATAACCCCATGTTGTAGCCTAGTTTTGTAATAAGGGATAAGGAAAATAGCCTTTACAAAACAGAAAAGGCGGTTTTACAGAATTTAAATCGAAATGTTAATGCGCTCACCCAAACTTAAAAACATATCCATTTACTGCTTGCTATTAGTTTTAATAGCGATGGTTGCGGGTATGGAAGAAGTGAAGGGGCAAACGTATGCAAGTACTGCCCGAGTATTGTCTGGGACAGTTGCTGGCATATCAAATGCTGCATTACCAGATAATTCTTACGCTACAATGACCGTGGACGGAGGCCTTTTCCCTACTAAAACGTCCATACAATTATTATTCTCTTCTAGTGATATAGTTCCAGCAAATACGCCAGTATATGTGAAGGTAAACGCTTCGACTAACATTACAATTACTGGCTATTCTGGAGGCACATCATCATCATTGGGTTCACCAATCACTTTGGTTACTTCGAGCACAGTATATAATTCCCGTGATAACAATTATTTTATCGCGGTTAGCTCCTCTTCCTCATTTAATTCACTTAAAATAGAATTTGCAGGTACATTACTTGGTCCAACTACTGCAAACCTATTTCACGCCTTTTACAATATCCCAAACCCAGCAGATTGTGGAGTCGGCTTCGCTACATCGGTTACTACATCAGGAGTTCCTTTGTTGGGAGGAGGAGTAACTGATCCGTATAAAGCCATCGACACTGACCCTAATTCCTTTGCTCATATGAATTTAGGCGCAATAGGCCTCTTAGCAACAGTAAACGAAAATGTTCATTTCTCCACGCTCTCCAATGCCGGGGATGCAGTTCGGGCAACATTTTCCATCCCCCCTTCTTTTTTAGCC
Encoded proteins:
- a CDS encoding PLP-dependent aminotransferase family protein, with amino-acid sequence MKNNYTIDWKIPHLDKTKCASQIEDFVINAIKSKNLHAGNTVPPYRELAAINNVSDSSVRRAYTKLTDGNWLSSTRGSGTFVSVSNPTESITPKKSGFTEHFPAGLAFLNKREEQLASKHIRQPFTGVGTDFPSPASFPEQKFSEYYNRHREASRNLSQAELLNAYDADHLKDALIEHLNRKRDFGLKHNMIDVIRGRKNCLDRVFKVLISPGDVVINTSPYDVRLSAALEKREARVYTVSRSEEDFIERIKQVLAYTKVRAIHIRPQCSFPEGFELSTENCETLIKLARKHRVCIIEEEDEHEFWYGSTPYRPLACYDHDGYVIYMGALSKATPDTIALRLIIASSQFINELHALPNPSIENRDVIKEKAIADMILNGDMADYARQIRLKSKAYRDELDIVLNNHLGRYLNYEVPENGLTFWLKFKDNIDLNILLGKLEGMGIPVPYHPNNQKTSEKVNYMMLGFGAFDINEAEGAAKMLNMIIEDMDISEQ
- a CDS encoding DoxX family protein, with product MMIKHQKNYVVLPQNYSQKIITCSICKTVCYAIAALFVLAAASKITYLDQFEAKLNDFSILSAFPALLAWLIPCVEIGIGVLLLFRKTRLSGLYASLTWFVLFTFYLSLVLNAHMPMPCACEGLWLSVGWHTQLLFNSVCIFVAISALLLHTKMRRRLLRYKTYG